From Triticum urartu cultivar G1812 chromosome 2, Tu2.1, whole genome shotgun sequence, a single genomic window includes:
- the LOC125538733 gene encoding protein-L-isoaspartate O-methyltransferase: MSLAAAASPSCRFLSPSTAARRRFLHHLLAAPPRPPQLRRCSPYHWMAQFWTEGSLEKNNALVEYLKQYGVVRTDKVAEVMETIDRALFVPEGFTPYIDSPMPIGYNATISAPHMHATCLELLKDHLQPGMHALDVGSGSGYLTACFAMMVGPEGRAVGIEHIPELVAASTENVERSAAAALLKDGSLSLHVSDGRLGWPDVAPYDAIHVGAAAPEIPRPLLEQLKPGGRMVIPVGTYSQDLQVIDKSSDGSISTRNDASVRYVPLTSRSAQLQDS; encoded by the exons ATGTCCCTCGCCGCCGCAGCCTCCCCGTCGTGCCGCTTCCTGTCGCCCTCCACGGCCGCCCGCCGCCGgttcctccaccacctcctcgcCGCGCCCCCGAGGCCGCCGCAGCTTCGTCGCTGCTCCCCGTACCACTGGATGGCG CAATTTTGGACTGAAGGATCACTGGAGAAGAACAACGCTCTGGTTGAATACCTGAAACAGTATGGTGTTGTTCGAACAGATAAAGTGGCAGAAGTTATGGAAACTATCGATCGAGCCCTATTTGTACCAGAGGGCTTTACCCCTTACATTGACAGTCCTATGCCTATTGGTTACAATGCAACGATATCTGCTCCTCACATGCATGCAACCTGCTTAGAACTTTTGAAGGATCATTTACAGCCAGGCATGCATGCTCTAGATGTTGGATCAG GCAGTGGCTACTTGACAGCTTGTTTTGCAATGATGGTCGGACCAGAAGGTCGCGCAGTGGGGATTGAACACATTCCTGAGCTTGTTGCTGCTTCAACTGAAAATGTTGAACGGAGTGCTGCAGCAGCACTACTGAAGGATGGTTCACTTTCTCTTCATGTTTCAG ATGGAAGGCTCGGCTGGCCGGATGTGGCGCCATACGATGCTATTCATGTGGGCGCAGCGGCACCCGAGATCCCTAGGCCGCTGCTAGAACAGCTGAAGCCTGGCGGGCGGATGGTCATACCCGTCGGCACATACTCTCAGGACCTGCAGGTGATCGACAAGAGCTCCGACGGATCCATCAGCACCCGCAACGATGCCTCTGTTCGCTACGTCCCTCTCACCAGCCGCTCTGCTCAGCTGCAGGACAGCTGA